A window from Dehalococcoidia bacterium encodes these proteins:
- a CDS encoding carboxyl transferase domain-containing protein, which produces MKNLAEFLASRRLQDTERAELPDSGACINCGADLADAPLYLEMRVCPSCRFHYSLGAHRRIELLADPGSFRESNRSLISVDPLNFRAQTRYRRRVQEEQNRTGLADAAVTGSCSIAGRRIAIAALDFRFLGGSIGCAVGEKLARCFEQAARARTPMVTIVASGGVRMQEGVLALMQLAKLVEAVGRLAAAAEPHIVLLANPCMGGAYAVLGNDADLVLAEPGALIGYATTRMVEAAAGRQTPEGARTAEHLLSSGMIDHVVDRERLRDFLSSLLELLAARPKAGAADGPPEARFSPGEHNAWTTIQLARHSERPTATDYIGHFSDSFVELRGDRVTGDDRTVVAGVGMLGAEPVVYIGGERRRAEAAETSVRPEGFRKARRAVELAARLRLPVVSLIDGVAASAALSADAAGLGAALAGCMAALASAATPIVGAVIGEARGEAALALGMADRLLMLENSAFEVVSPEAAASILYRDTGMADSVAPAMRPTARDCLRLRIVDAVVPEPAAGAHTDHDAAARLLSAALLRAIGELKGSAPRKLVRARYDRYRRMGQYTNFIRETVGRDVAQLGGELARRAGGAFSRITRRGREPRPASAGSDDGESLLVP; this is translated from the coding sequence ATGAAGAACCTGGCCGAGTTTCTCGCCTCCCGCCGCCTGCAAGACACGGAACGCGCCGAGCTGCCGGATTCGGGCGCCTGTATCAACTGCGGCGCCGATCTGGCCGACGCCCCGCTCTATCTTGAGATGCGGGTCTGTCCGTCCTGCCGCTTTCACTACAGCCTCGGCGCCCACCGGCGCATCGAGCTGCTGGCCGATCCGGGCAGCTTCCGCGAGTCCAACCGCTCGTTGATCTCTGTCGACCCGCTGAACTTCCGCGCCCAGACACGCTACCGCCGCCGCGTGCAGGAAGAGCAGAATCGCACGGGCCTGGCCGACGCCGCGGTCACCGGCTCGTGTTCGATCGCTGGCCGCCGGATCGCCATCGCCGCCCTGGACTTCCGCTTTCTCGGCGGCAGCATCGGCTGCGCGGTAGGCGAAAAGCTGGCTCGCTGCTTCGAGCAGGCAGCCCGCGCCCGCACGCCGATGGTGACGATCGTGGCCAGCGGCGGCGTGCGCATGCAGGAGGGCGTTCTGGCGCTGATGCAGCTTGCCAAGCTGGTGGAAGCGGTGGGCCGGCTGGCGGCAGCCGCGGAGCCGCACATCGTGCTGCTGGCCAATCCATGTATGGGTGGCGCCTACGCGGTGCTTGGCAACGACGCCGACCTGGTGCTGGCCGAGCCAGGCGCGCTGATTGGCTACGCGACGACGCGTATGGTTGAGGCGGCGGCCGGACGGCAGACGCCCGAAGGCGCCCGCACGGCCGAACACCTGCTGTCCAGCGGTATGATCGACCACGTCGTCGATCGCGAGCGCCTGCGCGACTTCCTCAGCTCGCTGCTGGAGCTGCTTGCGGCGCGGCCGAAAGCCGGCGCCGCCGATGGGCCGCCGGAGGCGCGCTTTTCTCCGGGCGAGCACAACGCCTGGACGACGATCCAGCTCGCGCGGCACAGCGAGCGCCCCACGGCCACGGACTACATCGGCCACTTCAGCGACAGCTTCGTCGAGCTACGCGGCGATCGTGTCACGGGCGACGATCGAACCGTGGTCGCCGGCGTGGGCATGCTCGGCGCCGAGCCGGTCGTCTACATCGGCGGCGAACGCCGGCGTGCGGAGGCGGCTGAAACCAGCGTGCGGCCGGAGGGCTTTCGCAAGGCCCGGCGTGCGGTGGAACTGGCGGCCCGGCTGAGGTTGCCGGTAGTCTCGCTGATCGACGGCGTCGCCGCCTCGGCGGCGCTGAGCGCGGACGCTGCGGGGCTGGGCGCGGCGCTCGCCGGCTGCATGGCGGCCTTGGCCAGCGCGGCCACGCCGATCGTCGGCGCCGTGATCGGCGAGGCGCGCGGCGAGGCCGCGCTGGCGCTGGGCATGGCCGATCGCCTGCTGATGCTGGAGAACTCGGCGTTCGAAGTGGTCTCCCCGGAGGCCGCGGCCTCGATCCTGTACCGCGACACTGGTATGGCCGACAGCGTTGCGCCCGCGATGCGGCCAACAGCGCGAGATTGCTTGCGGCTGCGCATCGTGGACGCGGTGGTGCCGGAGCCGGCCGCGGGCGCCCACACCGACCACGACGCCGCCGCCCGACTGCTGAGCGCCGCACTCCTGCGTGCGATCGGCGAGTTGAAGGGCAGCGCGCCGCGCAAACTGGTGCGCGCCCGTTATGACCGCTACCGCCGCATGGGCCAGTACACGAACTTCATCCGCGAAACGGTGGGCCGAGACGTGGCGCAACTCGGTGGCGAGCTCGCCCGCCGGGCCGGCGGCGCCTTTTCGCGCATCACCCGTCGTGGCCGCGAGCCGCGTCCTGCGTCCGCGGGCAGTGACGACGGCGAGAGCTTGCTCGTACCGTAG